The following coding sequences lie in one Rhizobium sp. ZPR4 genomic window:
- a CDS encoding alkaline phosphatase family protein yields the protein MSALNQIEHIVVLMLENRSFDSMLGKLYPKSPGFDGLSGSETNLDAAGVAYAVHNIAGSSDATMSIPAPDPGESWTDINMQLFGMSLPRPGAKPDMSGFVKNYQAQAAHSPGVYDPASVMHYFMPEQVPVISKLARQFAVCDRWFASAPCQTWPNRFFVHTATANGYENNSPVHFPYQMPTIYNRIDDAQLPGGWNIYFHDVPQSITLQKLSLSLNRFRLFDEFLTDAKTGDLPAYSFIEPRYFADVSLPNDQHPPHVATLGEQLIADVYNAVRNGPEWARTLLIITYDEHGGCYDHVPPPPAQPPEPRRPGAAFDFSRYGVRVPAVIVSPYVPEGTVLRPQNDTPFDHTSIIATLRKRFPNLGLPLTKRDAIAPDLSIALTLATPDNPGPEWLDATPYSASPADVAQARIAPPNGMQAALLEFAANMQNGATGAALEASSFIGQQMQALSQGLNGVPDGIAKDVASSITYIKSRLGALFRTV from the coding sequence ATGAGCGCACTCAATCAGATCGAGCATATCGTCGTTCTCATGCTGGAAAACCGATCTTTCGACAGCATGCTCGGCAAACTCTATCCCAAATCACCGGGTTTTGATGGCTTGTCAGGTTCCGAAACCAATCTCGACGCAGCGGGTGTTGCATACGCTGTTCACAATATAGCCGGCTCCAGCGACGCGACGATGTCCATACCTGCTCCCGATCCGGGGGAGAGTTGGACTGACATCAATATGCAGCTGTTCGGCATGAGCTTACCAAGGCCCGGAGCGAAGCCTGATATGAGCGGCTTTGTGAAGAATTATCAGGCTCAGGCAGCCCACTCGCCCGGAGTTTATGATCCCGCCAGTGTGATGCATTATTTCATGCCCGAGCAGGTTCCCGTGATCAGCAAACTGGCGCGGCAGTTCGCCGTATGTGATCGCTGGTTTGCTTCCGCCCCGTGCCAGACCTGGCCGAACCGCTTTTTCGTGCATACTGCTACCGCTAATGGCTATGAGAACAATTCCCCTGTTCACTTCCCATACCAGATGCCGACGATTTACAACCGCATCGACGATGCGCAATTACCCGGCGGTTGGAACATCTACTTCCATGACGTGCCGCAATCGATCACGCTTCAGAAGCTCTCGCTTTCACTAAATCGTTTTCGACTTTTCGACGAATTTCTGACGGACGCGAAAACAGGAGATTTGCCTGCCTACTCGTTTATTGAGCCACGCTACTTCGCCGACGTATCATTGCCGAACGATCAGCATCCACCCCATGTGGCAACTCTTGGCGAGCAGCTGATTGCCGACGTTTATAACGCGGTTCGCAATGGCCCTGAGTGGGCGCGAACACTTCTCATCATTACCTATGACGAACATGGCGGATGCTATGACCACGTTCCGCCTCCGCCGGCACAACCGCCGGAGCCAAGACGACCCGGGGCCGCATTCGATTTTAGTCGGTATGGTGTGCGTGTGCCCGCTGTTATTGTCTCGCCCTACGTTCCTGAGGGTACGGTGCTGCGACCGCAAAACGACACGCCTTTTGATCACACATCCATCATCGCGACGTTGCGTAAACGCTTTCCCAATTTGGGACTACCTTTGACGAAACGCGATGCGATCGCGCCAGACTTGTCGATTGCTCTGACCCTCGCGACTCCAGACAATCCGGGGCCGGAATGGCTCGATGCCACACCCTACAGCGCGTCGCCTGCCGACGTTGCTCAAGCGCGGATAGCACCGCCAAACGGAATGCAGGCAGCACTACTCGAGTTTGCAGCAAATATGCAAAATGGCGCAACCGGCGCAGCGCTTGAAGCAAGCAGCTTCATCGGTCAGCAAATGCAAGCCTTATCGCAGGGCCTTAATGGCGTTCCCGACGGTATCGCCAAAGACGTGGCATCCTCGATCACGTACATCAAGTCTCGCCTCGGCGCACTGTTCCGTACCGTGTGA
- a CDS encoding BON domain-containing protein, with the protein MTQPRKSKILPREEDYRDYQDRDNRDGWPYSDESGLSSPDPEKRGYGTTPANFDEEPNSGVIGDTADADGLEEDTAHTIGPLPPSRIDDDELEATITERLIESKDIDADSIEVHADSGVVTLEGSVETQAVAEQAEALGLSTPGVVKVHNNLKTISVDSHIPPDV; encoded by the coding sequence ATGACGCAGCCTCGCAAATCCAAAATCCTGCCACGAGAAGAGGATTATCGCGACTATCAGGATCGCGACAATCGCGATGGCTGGCCGTATTCGGATGAGAGCGGTTTGAGTTCGCCCGATCCGGAAAAGCGGGGATATGGCACCACCCCGGCAAATTTTGACGAGGAACCCAATTCGGGCGTGATTGGGGATACCGCAGACGCGGACGGGCTCGAAGAAGATACGGCCCACACGATTGGGCCACTTCCACCCAGCCGCATCGATGACGATGAACTGGAAGCGACGATTACCGAGCGGCTCATTGAGAGCAAGGACATCGATGCAGACAGCATTGAGGTTCATGCAGATAGCGGTGTCGTAACATTAGAAGGCAGCGTCGAAACGCAGGCGGTTGCCGAACAGGCGGAAGCTCTCGGGCTGTCTACCCCTGGTGTCGTCAAGGTTCACAATAATCTCAAAACGATCAGCGTTGATTCCCATATTCCGCCAGATGTATGA
- a CDS encoding DUF4160 domain-containing protein codes for MVTVLREAGMRFVIYTDDHEPAHTHVYGDGEARINILDLTVLSNRGMKKRDLSVALAIVQANKRLFIEKWESIHG; via the coding sequence ATGGTCACCGTTCTCCGCGAAGCAGGAATGCGATTTGTCATTTACACGGATGACCACGAACCGGCGCACACCCATGTCTATGGAGATGGGGAAGCCCGCATCAATATCCTTGATCTCACCGTGTTATCGAACCGGGGAATGAAGAAGCGGGATTTGAGCGTCGCCCTTGCCATTGTCCAGGCGAACAAGCGCCTGTTCATCGAGAAATGGGAGAGCATCCATGGGTGA
- a CDS encoding DUF2442 domain-containing protein, with protein MGEVTFEDRHYRDATLKGEAERARAPIPASARFDETSGRIVVDFTNGAAFMVPARSIQGLENATVAQLAEVELLGETGLHWESLDVDFTIAGLMNGIFGTAKFMDAQRRGGQSRSAAKIEASRTNGAKGGRPRKNG; from the coding sequence ATGGGTGAAGTTACCTTTGAAGATCGCCACTACCGAGACGCTACCCTGAAGGGGGAGGCGGAACGCGCCCGCGCGCCGATCCCGGCATCAGCCCGATTCGATGAAACATCCGGCCGCATCGTCGTGGATTTCACCAACGGCGCTGCGTTCATGGTGCCCGCCCGATCGATCCAGGGCTTGGAGAATGCGACCGTTGCGCAGTTGGCGGAGGTCGAGCTTCTCGGCGAGACCGGACTGCACTGGGAAAGCCTGGACGTGGATTTCACCATCGCCGGACTGATGAACGGCATCTTCGGGACCGCGAAGTTCATGGACGCGCAGCGCCGAGGCGGCCAATCCCGATCAGCCGCAAAGATCGAGGCAAGCCGTACTAACGGTGCCAAGGGCGGACGCCCCCGGAAGAACGGCTAG
- the rpsU gene encoding 30S ribosomal protein S21, which yields MLVLVRDNNVEQALKVLKRKMQREGLFREMKERRAYEKPSERRIREKAQAVNRHRKVMRKRMAREGR from the coding sequence ATGCTGGTTCTCGTAAGAGACAACAATGTAGAGCAGGCGCTCAAGGTGCTGAAACGAAAGATGCAGCGCGAGGGTCTGTTCCGGGAAATGAAGGAACGGCGCGCCTACGAAAAACCGTCGGAGCGACGTATTCGGGAAAAGGCGCAAGCTGTCAATAGACATCGCAAAGTCATGCGGAAAAGGATGGCGCGCGAGGGCCGCTGA